The Pochonia chlamydosporia 170 chromosome 3, whole genome shotgun sequence genome contains the following window.
ACCATTCATCTCTGGACATTTCCCTCCGTCGCCACCAGTTCAATTCACCCATCAAGCCCCACAACGTTCACATGCTGccccttcccttcccccAACTTGCCCCAATGCGAAGAGTCGCCAGCTAATATCGGCCCCACAATCGGCCATGGTTATCCTCGGCTGAACGGCCAATCTGGAGGTCGGAGGGACCTGTCAGAGATGCAGCCCGCATCATATCAATCCGACCAAAACCACGGCAATGTCTTTGGCAACTAAATTCTCGGCTTTAATTTTTTTCTGTTTGGCCACATAATTGCAACTTTTTGATCGTCTTGCCAGATTCTTCCTGTGACGAATTTGAAACCCCCGGCCGTCTGACCGTCACATCACTTGGACGGTCGTTTATCGTGGGTTAGGTATTCAATTCAATTGGCACCGCAACCCGCCGTTACCGTCATCCTCCGCGACTCCTCccaccttcttcaccttctcTCACCTCCTCACCTACCAAAATTTTGCATCCCTCGCAAATTCCTCAACCTCCATTACCGCCATGTCTTCCTTCTCACGGGTTCTGCGCCCTGCCCTCCGGGGCTCAAGGGGTCTTGCCCAGACTGTCGCTACATCTAGCCGCGTTGCTCGACCCGCCGTCGTTCGCAGCGTAAATATGTAAGTTGTATTGTTGGCGCCGAGcaaaaaacaacaaagtTACCTTACCCGGATGCCACGTCAAACCTGCATTAGAAGCCTTCACAGGAAAGCTATGACACTTACCACACAATTTGCTAACATGGTTGAAGCGCTCGCCCTCTATCCACCACTTCTGCCCTCCGCTCCGAAACCATTGATATCACGGACATCCCTCCCACCCCCATCAGCCACCTCTCCGAGGTTGAggccgccatggccgagTCTGTCAACAAGTTCGCCAACGAGGTCATCCTCCCCAAGGCTCGCGACATggacgaggccgaggagaTGGACCCCACCATTGTGCAGCAGCTCTTTGAGCAGGGCCTCATGGGCGTCGAGATCCCCGAGGAGTACGGCGGCGCCGGCATGAACTTCACCtctgccatcatcggcattGAGGAGCTCGCCCGCGCTGACCCCAGCGTCAGTGTCATGGTGGACGTCCACAACACGCTCTGCAACACTGCCATCATCAACTACGGCTCCGAGGCcctcaagaagaagtggtTGCCCAAGCTGGCCACCAACACTGTCGCATCCTTCTGCTTGTCCGAGCCTGTCTCCGGCTCCGATGccttcgccatggccactcGCGCCGAAGAGACGGCCGACGGCTTCAAGATCAACGGCGGCAAGATGTGGatcaccaactccaaggAGGCCGAgttcttcatcgtcttcgccaACCTCGACCCCAGCAAGGGCTACCGTGGTATCACCGCCTTTGTCGTGGAGAAGAACACCCCCGGATTCTCCAtcgccaagaaggagaagaagctcggTATCCGCGCCAGCAGCACCTGCGTCctcaactttgacgacgtcCTCATCCCTAAGGAGAACCTGCTCGGCGAGCGTGGTCAGGGCTACAAATACGCCATCAGCCTCCTCAACGAAGGCCGCATCGGTATTGCCGCCCAAATGACCGGTCTGGCATTGGGATCCTTCGAAAACGCAGTCAAGTACGTCTGGAACGACCGCAAGCAGTTCGGTTCCCTGGTCGGTGAATTCCAGGGCATGCAGCACCAGATTGCTCAGTCGTACACCGAAATCGCTGCCGCCCGCGCCCTCGTCTACAACGCCGCCCGCAAGAAGGAGGCAGGCGAGGATTTCGTCAGAGAcgctgccatggccaagctgtACGCTTCCCAGGTCGCCGGTCGTGTTTCTGGCCTGGCAGTTGAGTGGATGGGTGGTATGGGTTTCGTTCGTGAGGGCCTGGCTGAGAAGTTTTGGCGTGACAGCAAGATCGGTGCCATCTATGAAGGCACCAGCAACATTCAGCTCAACACTATTGCCAAGTTGTTGCAAAAGGAGTACACCAACTAAGGAGATGAATCTCTAGGGGATGTACAAGGATATTTTCCTGTTAGCATGTCATTTCAGCATAACAACAATACTCTAGaaggaataaaaaaaatGTTAAAGAATATTGTCCAGTCGTGATGTGAAATGGCATGACTCTAGAGTCTTATGAAAATTATCCcatacagtctgtggtaaaagTATCTGCCCACACCTGAGTATAAACCgacacatctcaatatgtCGTAGCATAtaacgcgatatgcgataccttgtACTTGTTTAAGTACTTTTGATCCCCCACTGTATGTGTGCAACAATCTGCTATTTGGTATAGTTGATATATTCCCCATCAAGAGGCTTCTCTATTAATAATTGCTATCATCCACGCTGTTATAATATCCCCAACTAATCCTTCCTCCAAAACTTTTTTTTAACCTCCGCCATCGCTGCTTCAAAAACACATATATCCACGTTAGTTTAAACACTGATGCAAGGTAACGAGTGTGATATCAAACAAAACCTCTCGCGCGTGCTTCCCAAAGCCATCCTCGCCTTTGCCCTCTTTTTCTGCACTCGCGACCAGCTTCACTTCCATACAGCACACTCCCTTGCCCTCATCAAGTGTATGATGAGCACCTCTGACTGACACATAACTCTTGTGCGCCCAAGACCCTCACACAGTCAGATCATGCTCATATATCCTAATAATTCGTTCCTCATTCAAAGTCCGCAGTATACGAGAACCCGCGGAACTCTTCTTGCATGGCTTGGGAAAGTACTAATAAAGAAGTTAGCTCCTGAATGGATTTGAGCGCAAACATCTGCATCCAACACAACTTACCAGACTGCACAGGCGTAAGAACGGGGGTAACACTAGTGAATTCAGAATCAAAGTTGCTGGTATCCGTCGGACTCTTGATAGTTGGCTTGAAGGGAGGCGCAACTCTCTTGTGATAAATGTCGTCCCAGTTGATATTTCGGAAGAATGGCTGGCTCATGACTTCCTGGGCATCTGTGGGTCCGCTTCCAAGTCTTTGTTCAGGCTCTCTGgtgagcagcttctgcaatATAGAAACCGAGTCTCTGGGCATATGAATTGGATACAGGGGCTCATCggcgagaatggcatcataaatctcgtcctcgtcctcacCTCGGAACGGAGACTGCTGCAAAAGCATTTGGTAGATGAGAACACCAAAGGCCCACCAATCAACTGCTCGGCCATACTTTTTGTCCAAGAGAATCTGGCAACAATTAGCAATGGACTCAACTACACACAGTCGCTCTTCTTGCGTCAACTTACCTCGGGAGCCATGAATTCGGGGGTACCGCAGAAGGTGCTGGTGTTCTTGCCGTACCACATGTCCTCCTTGCAAAGACCATAATCGGCGACCTTGATGTGACCATCAAGAGTCAACATAATGTTGTCCAGCTTGAGATCACGGTAAATGACACCGTTTTCATGGAAATACTTCAGCGCCAGGCACACCTCGGCGGCGTAGAATCTACAGAAAAAGGTGAGTATTTGTCTCGTTATAGCATCGGCATCCGACGTTGTCAACTTACTGAGCACGCTTAGTTCCAAACTGTCCTCGCTGAATGTGAAGCatcaaatcaccaccactGACGTATTCCATGACGAAATACACTCGAGTCTCTGTTTGAAAGCAGGCGTGTAGATTGGTCAGGAAGGGGTGTCTTTCCTTGTTGGCAATTAGGAAGACGCGCTTCTCAGATCGAATACTCTCGACTTCATCGTTTTCGATGATGAATTCCTTTTTGAGGACCTTGATGGCATACAGTCGTCGCGATCGCTTTGTTTCTGCCAACATTACCTTGCCAAAATTACCTTTACCCAAAACTGCAAGGAAGTTGAAGTGGTCGAGACCAATTCGCTGACCAGTGCCTGGATCTGTAGCAAGGGGCAATTGCTTTGGTTGGCCAGCAACACCGCCTGATTGAGGTCGCTGTGCCACCACAGTTTCCGGCTTCGAGACGGGAGCGGCGACGGTATagctttgttgttgttgtggtggcggcgctggttgctgctgctgttgcactggtggctgttgctgAACTGGAGGTCTTGCCTGAGTGCTGGGTTGCGCGGCATACCCGACATAGTCGGCAGGGTTGTATGGCCgctgctgaggttgctggggttgctgaggctgagtGCCATATTGTTGAGCATAGGGGTCCTCCGATTGCTGTTGATCATATCCTCCATATCGACCGTAGTCAGACGGCCGTTGCGGA
Protein-coding sequences here:
- a CDS encoding acyl-CoA dehydrogenase, mitochondrial precursor (similar to Aspergillus terreus NIH2624 XP_001210950.1), producing the protein MSSFSRVLRPALRGSRGLAQTVATSSRVARPAVVRSVNIARPLSTTSALRSETIDITDIPPTPISHLSEVEAAMAESVNKFANEVILPKARDMDEAEEMDPTIVQQLFEQGLMGVEIPEEYGGAGMNFTSAIIGIEELARADPSVSVMVDVHNTLCNTAIINYGSEALKKKWLPKLATNTVASFCLSEPVSGSDAFAMATRAEETADGFKINGGKMWITNSKEAEFFIVFANLDPSKGYRGITAFVVEKNTPGFSIAKKEKKLGIRASSTCVLNFDDVLIPKENLLGERGQGYKYAISLLNEGRIGIAAQMTGLALGSFENAVKYVWNDRKQFGSLVGEFQGMQHQIAQSYTEIAAARALVYNAARKKEAGEDFVRDAAMAKLYASQVAGRVSGLAVEWMGGMGFVREGLAEKFWRDSKIGAIYEGTSNIQLNTIAKLLQKEYTN